A part of Arachis hypogaea cultivar Tifrunner chromosome 12, arahy.Tifrunner.gnm2.J5K5, whole genome shotgun sequence genomic DNA contains:
- the LOC112727556 gene encoding uncharacterized protein, translated as MAPRKRISKTEPSSPEHPSSSSKGNNNVTTTVAAAPIPTHRKPPLQTNDPPIAPPKWGLILKLSLFSIPYAYLLFYHYKIEPELQRSVIINAGMSVAGFLVTVKLIPVASKYVLKRNLFGFDINKKGTPQGNVKVPESLGIVVAIVYLVVAILFQYFNFTADSIWLVEYNAALACICFMTLLGFVDDVLDVPWRVKLVLPSIAALPLLMAYAGHTTIVIPKPLVPHVGMEVLDLGWIYKLYMGLLAVFCTNSINIHAGLNGLEVGQTVVIATAIVVHNIMQIGASSDPEYKQAHAFSIYLAQPLLATSLGLLSYNWYPSSVFVGDTFTYFAGMTMAVVGILGHFSETLLIFFLPQVLNFLMSLPQLFGFIPCPRHRLPRFDPQTGLLTGTKDGTLVNFFLRNLGRKSEKALCIYLLGFQAIACCFCFLLRYFLAGWYK; from the exons ATGGCTCCGCGAAAGAGAATCTCCAAAACAGAACCTTCGTCACCCGAACACCCTTCTTCTTCATCAAAGGGAAACAACAACGTCACCACCACCGTTGCCGCCGCCCCAATCCCCACACACCGCAAGCCACCACTGCAAACCAATGACCCTCCAATTGCGCCTCCAAAATGGGGTCTCATTCTGAAACTCTCTCTGTTTTCTATCCCTTACGCGTATCTTCTCTTCTACCATTACAAAATCGAGCCCGAGCTTCAAAGATCCGTGATCATCAACGCTGGGATGAGCGTCGCGGGGTTCCTTGTGACCGTTAAATTGATCCCTGTCGCTTCCAAATACGTTTTGAAGAGGAATCTATTTGGTTTTGATATTAATAAGAAGGGTACCCCTCAGGGCAATGTCAAAGT GCCTGAGTCATTGGGTATAGTTGTTGCTATTGTCTACTTAGTTGTGGCAATCTTATTTCAGTATTTTAACTTCACAGCAGATTCAATC TGGCTTGTTGAGTACAATGCAGCATTGGCTTGCATCTGTTTCATGACATTGCTTGGATTTGTTGACGATGTCCTCGACGTCCCATGGAGAGT AAAATTAGTACTCCCGTCTATTGCTGCGCTGCCTTTGTTAATGGCATACGCTGGACACACAACAATAGTTATACCAAAGCCACTTGTCCCACATGTTGGGATGGAGGTTTTGGATCTTG GATGGATATATAAACTGTATATGGGATTGTTGGCTGTTTTCTGCACAAATTCCATCAATATTCATGCCGGATTAAATGGCCTTGAAGTTGGGCAGACAGTGGTTATTGCAACAGCT ATTGTGGTACACAATATAATGCAAATTGGAGCATCATCAGATCCTGAATATAAGCAAGCACATGCATTCTCTATATACCTTGCTCAGCCCCTGCTAGCTACATCGCTGGGTTTACTCTCTTATAATTG GTATCCTTCTTCAGTTTTTGTTGGTGACACATTCACTTACTTCGCTGGAATGACAATGGCTGTGGTCGGTATTTTAGGCCATTTTAG TGAAAcgcttttgattttcttcctgCCTCAAGTTTTGAACTTTCTCATGTCACTTCCCCAG CTTTTTGGGTTTATTCCATGTCCACGCCATAGACTGCCAAG GTTTGACCCTCAAACTGGACTATTGACTGGGACAAAGGATGGGACACTCGTTAACTTCTTCCTAAGAAATCTTGGCAGGAAGTCCGAAAAGGCACTTTGCATTTATCTTCTTGGGTTCCAG GCTATTGCATGCTGCTTCTGTTTCTTGCTGAGGTACTTCCTTGCTGGTTGGTACAAATGA